A window of Immundisolibacter sp. genomic DNA:
AAGCAATTCAGGCGGCGCCGACTGTCCGCCTAGCAGCCTGTCGGACTTGGGCGATCGTAGCGAGCATGGTGGGAGAACGAGGACAAATTTTCACGATTTTGACGCGCATGGTGGTTCCATGTAAGGAAAAATCGGGGAAATTTGGACCGTCCTCCCTCCTGCGCAGTAGATCAGCCCCAAATCCGACAGGCTGCGAGTACCTCAAGCTATAAGTTTGCGTACATGCCGAGACACGCATCCGCGCGCCGAGTGCGCGAAGCGAACCACAGCAATAGCCACAGCTATTGCGAGGATGAGCGACAAAGCACCCGGTGATGCGGGGCCGGTCGAACATAGCGAAATTTATAGATTGAGGTACCAGGCTGCATCTGGTACTTTTTGCGCGCCTCATTCCGCTTTATCAGACACTCCAAGAGCGCATGCCGAAATACATTTTCGTTACCGGTGGCGTGGTCTCTTCGCTGGGTAAGGGCATCGCTGCCGCGTCGATCGGCGCGCTGCTGGAGTCCCGAGGACTGAAGGTCACCTTCCTCAAACTCGACCCTTACCTGAACGTTGATCCGGGCACCATGAGTCCGTTTCAGCACGGCGAGGTCTATGTCACCGCCGACGGCGCGGAGACCGACCTCGATCTGGGACATTACGAGCGCTTTGCGCGCATGCCCATGCGCCGCCCCAACAATTTCACCGCCGGCCAGGTATACGAGCGGGTGCTGCGCAAGGAGCGCCGCGGCGAGTACCTGGGCCGCACGGTGCAGGTGATCCCGCACGTCACCGACGAGATCAAGCGCTGCATTGTCGAGGGTGCCGGCGACGCCGACGTGGCCCTGGTGGAGATCGGCGGCACAGTCGGCGACATCGAGTCGCTGCCGTTTCTGGAAGCCATTCGTCAGATGGGGCTGGAGCGGACACACGCGGACGTGCTCTACATGCATCTGACCCTGGTGCCGTATCTGCGCGCCAGTGGCGAGATCAAGACCAAGCCCACGCAGCATTCGGTGAAGGAACTTCAGGCCATCGGTATCCGGCCGGATGCGCTGCTGTGCCGCACCGAGCAACCACTGCCGGAAGAGGAGCGGCGCAAGATCGCCATGTTCACCAACGTGCCGCGCGAGGCTGTCATCTCGGCCGAGGACCTGGACAACATCTACAAGATTCCGCGTCACTATCACGATCAGGGCCTGGACGATTTCGTGGCCCGCAGGCTGGATCTGCCGGTGGGCACCTCACGCCTGGAATCCTGGGATCGCTACATCCACGATTTCGAACACCCGACGGCGGCGGTGGACATCGCGCTGGTCGGCAAGTACATCGATCTGGCCGATTCGTACAAGTCGCTGAACGAGGCGCTGGACCACGCCGCCGCCCACACCCGCACCCGCGTCAAGGTGCACTACATCGACGCCGAGTCCCTGCAGAACGACGGCGTCGGTTGCCTGGCCGGCATGGACGCCATCCTGGTGCCGGGCGGCTTTGGCGAGCGGGGCATCGAGGGCAAGGTCGCTGCCGTGCGATTTGCCCGCGAGCGCGGCATTCCGTACCTGGGTATCTGCCTGGGCTTACAGGTGGCGGTGATCGAATTTGCCCGCAATGTGGCCGGCCTGCATGCCGCCCACAGCACTGAGTTCGACTCGGCCACATCCGAGCCGGTGGTGGCGCTGATCACCGAGTGGCTGGACGAAAGCGGCCGACGCGAGCAGCGGGCGACCGGCAGCGATCTGGGCGGTAGCATGCGTCTGGGTGGCCAGACCTGCATCCTGAACGACGACACGTTGGCACGGCGAATCTACGGCGAGGAGCGGATTGTCGAGCGCCATCGGCATCGTTATGAAGTGAACCCGCGCTTCCTGTCGCAAATGCAGGGCGCGGGCCTGCTGGTATCGGGTCGCTCCGAGCAGGACGGGCTGGTGGAGGTGATCGAGCTGCCGGATCACCCGTGGTTCGTAGGCTGCCAGTTCCATCCGGAATTCACGTCCAACCCACGCGACGGCCATCCCCTGTTCAGCAGCTTCGTCGAGGCCGCGCGCATCCATAACGTCGCTCACACGCCGCAGCCGGCTCCGGCATGAAGCTGTGTGGTTTTGAAGCCGGCCTGACGCAACCCCTGTTTCTGATTGCCGGCCCTTGCGTGGCGGAAAGCCGGCAGCTGGCTCTGGATACCGCGGCGACGCTCAAGGATATCTGCACGCGCCTGGGCCTGCCGTTTATCTTCAAGGCCTCGTTCGACAAGGCCAATCGCAGTTCCGGAACGACCTTTCGCGGCCCTGGCCGGGACGCAGGTCTGGCCATCCTGGCCGAGGTGCGCGAAACCCTGGGCGTGCCGGTACTGACTGACGTCCACACGCCCGACGACGTGCAGGCTGAGGCGCAGGTAGTGGACGTACTACAGACGCCGGCCTTCCTGTGCCGACAGACGGACCTGATCGAAGCGGCTGCCGCCAGCGGCAAGCCAGTCAATATCAAGAAAGGCCAGTTTCTGGCGCCGGGCGACATGACCCAGGTGGTCGCCAAGGCGAACGCCGCCGGTGGTACGGGCCAAATACTGGTGTGCGAGCGCGGTGTGTCCTTCGGTTACAACAATCTGGTGGTCGACATGCGCGGGCTGGCGGCGATGCGCGCCACCGGCTGCCCGGTGGTGTTCGACGCCACGCATTCGGTGCAGCTGCCGGGCGGCCAGGGTGACCGATCGGGAGGCCAGCGTGAATTCGTGCCGGTACTGGCGCGGGCAGCGGTGGCGGCCGGCGTCGCCGGCCTTTTCATGGAAACTCACCCAAATCCCGCGCAGGCCTTGTCGGACGGGCCAAACGCCTGGCCGCTTGATCGTATGGAGGCGCTGCTGAAAACGCTGGTCGGCCTGGATCGAATGGTCAAGGCGGCCGGTTTTGCGGAGCAGACGCTGATGCACACAACCGAGACCTGAGGCCCGATGAGCAGGATTGTCGACCTGAAAGCCCGCGAGATTCTGGACTCGCGCGGCTTCCCCACGATAGAGGTGGATGTACTGACCGACGGCGGCCAACTGGGCCGCGCGGCAGTGCCGTCGGGCGCTTCGACCGGCTCGCGCGAGGCCCTGGAACTGCGCGACGCGGATGCCGGCCGCTACGGTGGCAAGGGCGTGCGCAAGGCAGTCGACAACGTAGTGCACGAAATCCTGCCTGCGGTACGCGGCCTGGACCCCACCGATCAGCGCGGCCTGGATGACGTGCTGCTCAAGCTCGACGGTACCGTTAACAAAGCGCGTCTGGGCGCCAACGCCATGTTGGCGGTGTCATTGGCGGCCGCCCACGCGGCGGCGGCAGTACATAAACAGCCCCTGTACCGGCATATCAATACGCTGTGCGGCGGCCTCGACATGAGCCTGCCAGTACCGATGATGAACATCCTGAATGGCGGCGCCCATGCCGACAACAGCGTGGATCTGCAGGAATTCATGGTCAGTCCGAGCGGCCTGCCGAGTTTTTCGGAAGCCGTGCGCTGCGGGGCGGAGATTTTTCACGCCCTGAAGCGCCTGCTGCGCGCACGCGGGCTCAATACCGCGGTGGGCGACGAGGGCGGCTTTGCGCCGGACCTTGCGTCGAACGAGGAAGCGCTCAAGATCGTGCTGGAGAGCATCGGCAGTGCCGGTTACGCCGCAGGCGACCAGGTGTTGCTGGCACTTGACGTGGCCAGCACCGAGTTCTACAAGGATGGGCTTTATGCGCTGGAGTCCGAGGGGCGTCGCTTGGGTTCATCCGAGTTCGTGGATTACCTGGCCGATCTGGCCGGCCGCTATCCGGTGATTTCCATCGAGGACGGCCTGGCCGAGGACGACTGGGATGGCTGGAAGCTGCTGACCGACCGCCTTGGCAAAACCGTACAGCTGGTCGGCGACGACCTGTTCGTGACCAACCCCGCCACCCTGCAAAAGGGCATTACCGCCGGGGTGGCCAATTCCATTCTGATCAAGGTCAACCAGATCGGCACGCTGTCGGAAACCCTGGACGCGGTGCTCCTGGCGCGCAAGGCCGGCTACACGGCGGTGATCTCGCACCGCTCGGGCGAGACCGAGGACACCACCATTGCCGACATCGCCGTCGGCAGCGGCGCCGGGCAGATCAAGACCGGCTCCCTGTCGCGTTCGGACCGGGTAGCCAAGTACAACCGCCTGCTGCGCATCGAGCAGGAACTTGGCGCCGCCGCCCGTTACCCGGGCGCGGCCGTGTTCGCCACACTGGCGCGCTGATCCGTGCGCGCCGTGCTGCTCGCGCTGGTGCTGGTCCTGATCGGGCTGCAATACCGCTTGCTGCTGGCGCCCGGCAACCTGTTTTCGGTCCAGGCGACACAGGCCAGGGTGGAGCGCGCACAGGACGCCGTTGACCTGCTGGCCGAGCGCAACGATCAACTCACCGCCGAGGTGCAGGACCTGCGCACCGGTCTTGCCGCGGTGGAAGACCGCGCCCGTTCCGAGCTGGGCATGATCAGGTCGGGCGAGACCTTTATCCGCGTTATTGAATAGCCGGCTGGTGGTTGACCGCCCGCTGATCGCCGACCACTGGGCCATCGTTCCGGCCGCCGGCGTGGGCGCGCGCATGGGGGGCGAGCGGCCCAAGCAATATTTATCGCTGGCCGGACGGCCAATCCTGCTGCACACCCTGGAACGCCTGGCACAGCATCCGCGCGTGGCCGGGCTGGTGCTGGTGCTGCATGCGGATGATGCTCACTGGCCGCTGCCGGGGTTCAGCTGCGCCAAGCCCCTGCATCACGTGGTGGGCGGGGCCAGCCGCGCCGCGTCGGTGCTGGTGGCGCTCGACCTGCTGGCCGGTCAATTGCCCGCCGACGCGCCGCTGCTGGTGCACGATGCGGTACGCCCACTGCTGCACGCGAGCGATCTGGACCGCCTGTGTGCGCTGCCGCTCGACGATCATGGCTGCCTGCTGGCAACACCGGTCGCCGACACCGTCAAGCGCGCGGATACCGACGGTCGGGTGCTCGCCACGCTTGCCCGGGAAGGTCTCTACACCGTCCAGACACCGCAGCGGTTTCGTTTGGGGCTGCTGCGCGGCGCGCTACAGGCAGCGCTTGCGTCTGGCCAGGCGCCCGGCGACGAAGCGCAAGCTGTCGAGCTGGCCGGCTTTGGCCCCAGACTGGTGCCCGGCCGACGCGACAACATCAAGATCACCACGCCGCAGGATTTGCCACTCGCCGAGTGTCTGTTGGCGGCACAAAGTGCCGGCGGCGACCATGACGACGCGGACACGGCCTGATGCGCATCGGCCACGGCTACGATCTGCATGCGCTGGCGCCGGGCCGGCGCCTGGTACTGGGCGGTGTCGAAATACCCCACAGCCACGGCCCGCTGGCCCATTCGGATGGTGATGTGCTGCTGCACGCACTCGCCGACGCGCTGCTGGGCGCCGCGGCGCTGGGCGATATCGGCGAGCATTTTCCGGACACCGACCCGGCCTTTGCCGGCGCCGACAGCCGCGTTTTGTTGCAACGCGTCGTCGCGCTGGTGCGCGCGGCCGGCTACGCGGTGGCCAACGTTGACGCCACCGTATTGGCGCAGCAACCAAAGCTCGCCCCGCATCGCGATGCCATGCGCGCCAACATCGCCGCGGACCTGGGCATCGCCAGCGACGCGGTCAGCGTCAAGGCCACCACCACCGAACAACTGGGCCCGGTCGGTCGCGGCGAGGCGATCGCCGCCCATGCGGTCTGCCTGCTGATGCGCGCCTGAGTGGCCACCGCGCTGGCGGTGCGCGGCCTGGAGTTGCGCGGGCGTGCCGGGGTAACAGGCGCCCCGTTTGCGTGGCGTCCGGTGGGGTGACGCGGATAGCGGTATTTACGGTGGGATGCAGATCCCGTCGCAAAGACTCGCCGAGCACTAGAAGCCGAACATCCGGCCGCTTACTTCCAGCACTCGGCCGTGGCGTAACTGCCACCAACGCTCCCATTGGGGTTTTTCTGGTCGATGGCGAACGTGCCGCAGCGGTCGCCGGCCTGCGGCGTACCCGCCAAGGGCGCCGCGGTCATGCGGTAGCTGGTAGCGGCGGCCGACGTGATGGCCAGGCGGTAGTAACCATTCCTGGATGTAGTCGGCCAGTTCAACCCGGCAGATCCCAGGGTCACCGTGTAGCTGGGTCGGCTCGCCCGCCACTTCTCCTGCTGCAACTGCAAGGCGACCAGGGCCTGCTTGGCATCAGACCGGCGGGCCTTGCGGCCATATTCCTGGTAAGCCGGCACGGCAATCGCAGCCAGAATCGAGATCAGCGCCACCACCACCATCAGTTCAATCAGCGTAAAACCCAGTGTGCGTTTGTTTCTGTACATGACTTTTCACCCAAGTTTCCGACCAACGGTTTATAAAAGCCGACAAACGGTATCAACCGACCTGTCCACGCGCCGATACCTAGCCATAGAATCGGCCACAAGCCAAGGGAGTTTAGGTGGTGGCGAGACGAAACATGGGATTTACCCTCATCGAAATGCTGGTCGCGGTCGCGATCATCGGCATTCTGGCGGCCATCGCGGTGCCCTCCTTCACCAAAATGCTGGAGCGCAACCGGCTCAAGGGCTCGGCCGAGGGGCTGTTCAACGACCTGCAACTGACCCGTACCGAGGCCATCAAGCGTAACCGGCAGGTTGCGCTGCGGTTCTCGACCGCCGGGCCCAGCACCACCTGGTGCTATGGCCTGCGCATCAACGACGGCGTGGACTGCGACTGCACCGTGACTGACGCCAGCGCCGCCAATGCCTGCCAGATCGACGGCCTGCTCAAGGTGACGCCCAGCACCGATTACGCGGGCGTCTCCATGCAGAACAACTTCGCCGCTGCGCGCACCGTGTTCGAGCCACGCCGGGGCGGATCCAATTTCGCGGGCACCACATTTTTGCGGCTGGGTGTCGACGAGTTGCGGGTCATCGTCAGCATTCCGGGGCGGGTAAAAATCTGCTCCGCCACTGGCACACCGGGGTACGCAGCATGTCCATGAACCGGCGCAATCGCGGGCGCGACCGCGGCTTTACCCTGATCGAGCTGATGGTCACCCTGGTGCTGGGCCTGATCGTGGTCGGCGGCGTGATGGCGGTTTTCATCAGCACCTACCAGAGCAACGCCCAGAACATCAAGATGGTGCGCCTGAACGAGGAAATGCGCGCCGTCATGTCCATGATGTCGCGCGATCTTCGGCGTGCTGGAGCGCGCGATATGGCCTGGCAGCCGTCCCTGCTCGGTTCGGCCAACCCATTCGCCAACAACGTCAACTGGGTGGTTGCCAAGTACGGCACCGAGGCCCCCCGATCCTGCGTCACCTTTGCTTATGACAGCGATGGGAGCGATACCCTGACCGATGCCGA
This region includes:
- a CDS encoding CTP synthase, which encodes MPKYIFVTGGVVSSLGKGIAAASIGALLESRGLKVTFLKLDPYLNVDPGTMSPFQHGEVYVTADGAETDLDLGHYERFARMPMRRPNNFTAGQVYERVLRKERRGEYLGRTVQVIPHVTDEIKRCIVEGAGDADVALVEIGGTVGDIESLPFLEAIRQMGLERTHADVLYMHLTLVPYLRASGEIKTKPTQHSVKELQAIGIRPDALLCRTEQPLPEEERRKIAMFTNVPREAVISAEDLDNIYKIPRHYHDQGLDDFVARRLDLPVGTSRLESWDRYIHDFEHPTAAVDIALVGKYIDLADSYKSLNEALDHAAAHTRTRVKVHYIDAESLQNDGVGCLAGMDAILVPGGFGERGIEGKVAAVRFARERGIPYLGICLGLQVAVIEFARNVAGLHAAHSTEFDSATSEPVVALITEWLDESGRREQRATGSDLGGSMRLGGQTCILNDDTLARRIYGEERIVERHRHRYEVNPRFLSQMQGAGLLVSGRSEQDGLVEVIELPDHPWFVGCQFHPEFTSNPRDGHPLFSSFVEAARIHNVAHTPQPAPA
- the kdsA gene encoding 3-deoxy-8-phosphooctulonate synthase — its product is MKLCGFEAGLTQPLFLIAGPCVAESRQLALDTAATLKDICTRLGLPFIFKASFDKANRSSGTTFRGPGRDAGLAILAEVRETLGVPVLTDVHTPDDVQAEAQVVDVLQTPAFLCRQTDLIEAAAASGKPVNIKKGQFLAPGDMTQVVAKANAAGGTGQILVCERGVSFGYNNLVVDMRGLAAMRATGCPVVFDATHSVQLPGGQGDRSGGQREFVPVLARAAVAAGVAGLFMETHPNPAQALSDGPNAWPLDRMEALLKTLVGLDRMVKAAGFAEQTLMHTTET
- the eno gene encoding phosphopyruvate hydratase, coding for MSRIVDLKAREILDSRGFPTIEVDVLTDGGQLGRAAVPSGASTGSREALELRDADAGRYGGKGVRKAVDNVVHEILPAVRGLDPTDQRGLDDVLLKLDGTVNKARLGANAMLAVSLAAAHAAAAVHKQPLYRHINTLCGGLDMSLPVPMMNILNGGAHADNSVDLQEFMVSPSGLPSFSEAVRCGAEIFHALKRLLRARGLNTAVGDEGGFAPDLASNEEALKIVLESIGSAGYAAGDQVLLALDVASTEFYKDGLYALESEGRRLGSSEFVDYLADLAGRYPVISIEDGLAEDDWDGWKLLTDRLGKTVQLVGDDLFVTNPATLQKGITAGVANSILIKVNQIGTLSETLDAVLLARKAGYTAVISHRSGETEDTTIADIAVGSGAGQIKTGSLSRSDRVAKYNRLLRIEQELGAAARYPGAAVFATLAR
- a CDS encoding septum formation initiator family protein, which gives rise to MRAVLLALVLVLIGLQYRLLLAPGNLFSVQATQARVERAQDAVDLLAERNDQLTAEVQDLRTGLAAVEDRARSELGMIRSGETFIRVIE
- the ispD gene encoding 2-C-methyl-D-erythritol 4-phosphate cytidylyltransferase codes for the protein MVDRPLIADHWAIVPAAGVGARMGGERPKQYLSLAGRPILLHTLERLAQHPRVAGLVLVLHADDAHWPLPGFSCAKPLHHVVGGASRAASVLVALDLLAGQLPADAPLLVHDAVRPLLHASDLDRLCALPLDDHGCLLATPVADTVKRADTDGRVLATLAREGLYTVQTPQRFRLGLLRGALQAALASGQAPGDEAQAVELAGFGPRLVPGRRDNIKITTPQDLPLAECLLAAQSAGGDHDDADTA
- the ispF gene encoding 2-C-methyl-D-erythritol 2,4-cyclodiphosphate synthase → MRIGHGYDLHALAPGRRLVLGGVEIPHSHGPLAHSDGDVLLHALADALLGAAALGDIGEHFPDTDPAFAGADSRVLLQRVVALVRAAGYAVANVDATVLAQQPKLAPHRDAMRANIAADLGIASDAVSVKATTTEQLGPVGRGEAIAAHAVCLLMRA
- a CDS encoding type IV pilin protein encodes the protein MYRNKRTLGFTLIELMVVVALISILAAIAVPAYQEYGRKARRSDAKQALVALQLQQEKWRASRPSYTVTLGSAGLNWPTTSRNGYYRLAITSAAATSYRMTAAPLAGTPQAGDRCGTFAIDQKNPNGSVGGSYATAECWK
- a CDS encoding GspH/FimT family pseudopilin, whose translation is MGFTLIEMLVAVAIIGILAAIAVPSFTKMLERNRLKGSAEGLFNDLQLTRTEAIKRNRQVALRFSTAGPSTTWCYGLRINDGVDCDCTVTDASAANACQIDGLLKVTPSTDYAGVSMQNNFAAARTVFEPRRGGSNFAGTTFLRLGVDELRVIVSIPGRVKICSATGTPGYAACP
- a CDS encoding PilW family protein, producing the protein MNRRNRGRDRGFTLIELMVTLVLGLIVVGGVMAVFISTYQSNAQNIKMVRLNEEMRAVMSMMSRDLRRAGARDMAWQPSLLGSANPFANNVNWVVAKYGTEAPRSCVTFAYDSDGSDTLTDADRFGYRLNAGAIELRQAGAACTAGGWQNITDENVLRVLDFTVSTTLEYATTLTGVQL